The Methanofastidiosum sp. genomic sequence AATGGCTAGCATATCCGGGAGTTAAAAAAAATGTACCCGGCTCTTTAGTTAGTATCTCCGTATAATTTGCTTTACTTCCTAAAAGAGCACATACGCAGTCATCAACTATTTCTTTATTTTCATCCTTTAGAATGCCAAAAGGTAATTTAACATTATTATCTCTCAACATACCTTCTAGATTGTTCAATGAATTGCCGCATAATCCGTAATAAATCAAAAGGTAGTCAGAATGTTTCTGTAGTTCTATGCAAGCATTCAAAACTTCATCTTTTAATTCTCTTGGGCTATAGTGAAGAAATAGCGGCAAAATATATACTATGATTTCTAGTTCTTCTTCTCTTTTGAGATACCGTGGAGCAAATAATTCCCTAGCTATTCTTATTTTTTCATAAGGAAAATTATTTCTTATAATATCCTCAAAATACTTTGAAGATTCTGTATTTACAATAATTATCTTGCCTATTTCTGGATGCTCCTTTATAACAAATAGAAGTTCATCTTCAAATACTTCACAACAAACAATACCAATTCGTTTGGAGCCTTTTCCATTATTATTTGGTCCTAGAGGCATATTATCAATTGCTTTTCATTTTTATTTTTAAAAGTTCTGATTAATTTAATACTGAATAATTATTTCTATTTCTTAACAATCTTCTCAATATATTCCAAACTTGTTCTTTTTACTTCATCTTTCAAGAACGGAACAAATCTAATTGTGCCTGCACCAGGATGGCCCCCGCCTTGGACTTCCTCTAGGTATAGATCTTTCAACTGTTTTATTATATCGTTAAGATCAAATCCAATTGCTTTTGCCTTGTTTGTTGCCCTAAATACAATATAGTCTTCAGCTATCCCCAAACTAATTATAGCCCTTTCATCTTCGTTGATTTCATTATTCCAAATATATTTA encodes the following:
- a CDS encoding DUF1638 domain-containing protein is translated as MPLGPNNNGKGSKRIGIVCCEVFEDELLFVIKEHPEIGKIIIVNTESSKYFEDIIRNNFPYEKIRIARELFAPRYLKREEELEIIVYILPLFLHYSPRELKDEVLNACIELQKHSDYLLIYYGLCGNSLNNLEGMLRDNNVKLPFGILKDENKEIVDDCVCALLGSKANYTEILTKEPGTFFLTPGYASHWGLFSTKKIEAIGENRLKEIGDQLGIENFDAVEMTKYLLREADYKQIVALEYVCSNFTAYKNKCQTISSEIDLNLSYRKGTIRLLQESLEKAISEINVK